AATGCTTACCTGAACTATGCGATCACCGACAGGCTGAGCCTGATGATGCGCACGGGGATCGACTACTCCGGCGATATCCGCATGTCCAGGCGCCCCATCGGATCGGTGGTGGCCATCAATGGCCTGGTGCGCCGTCAGGATTACACCTATTTCGAACGCAACTCGGACTTCCTGCTCAGCTACGAAGGCGATACCTTCCTGAAGGATTTCAAATGGAATGCCAGCTTCGGCGGGAACAACATGCAGATCAATACCTTCAACAACACCACAACCGCCAACGGTCTTGTTGTGCCGAACGTATATAATCTCGGCAATGCCAGTTCAAGACCGGCCATTTCCGAAACCAATACCCTGAAATCGGTGAACAGCCTGTATATGGTAGCAGACCTGGATTTCAGGAACCAGGTATTCCTGCAGGTGACGGGGCGCAACGACTGGTCCAGCACCCTGCCCGCTTCCAACCGCTCCTACTTCTATCCCTCCGTTTCCTTAAGCGCTATAGCTTCGGACATCCTGAAGCTCAACAACAACTGGCTGGATTTCTGGAAGCTGAGAACCTCCTATGCCTCCGTAGGTAACGATACCGATCCTTACCAGACGAGCGCTTATTACGAATACAGCACCCTGCCGGGTAATGTAACGCTACCTTCCACCTTGCCCAATGCCGATCTGAAACCGGAGATCACCACTTCTTTCGAGATCGGGACGGACCTGAAGCTGTTCCACAACCGGCTTGGCATTGAAGTGACCTATTACGCTACCGAAAGCCGCAACCAGATACTCAGAAGCCCGCTGGCCATATCATCCGGTTATTCGGCCCAGGTGATGAATGCCGGCAAGATCACCAACAAGGGGGTGGAACTGGCATTGCAGGTCACCCCGGTAAAAAGGGCGCTGACATGGGATGTGATGCTGACGGCTTCTACGAACCGCAGCAAGGTGGTGGAACTGACAGAAGGTGTGAACAGCTACATCCTGGCCACTGCACAGAATGCCACCGTTGAAGCGCGCGTAGGCGGTGAAATGGGAGACATCTACGGCGTAGGTTTTCTCCGTAATGAGGAAGGGAAAATCGTGTACCGGAACGGCGTGCCTGTTTTCAGCAGCCAGACCATGAAGATCGGCAACTATAATCCCGATCTGATTGCCGGTATCCGCAACAGCTTCCGCTACAAGGCATTCAACTTCTCTTTCCTTTTTGATGGACGCTTTGGCGGAACGATCTATTCCTATTCCCATTCCGCCGGTTCCGAAGCAGGCAGCCTGACCAATACGCTGCCGGGCAGGAAAGAAGGTATTGTGGGCGATGGCGTGGTATTGCAGACCGATGGCAAATGGGCCCCCAACACACAGAACGTTGCCGCCTACACGTATTATCGCGCTTACTACAAAAGGCCGAACGTGGAAGCCAACTCATTCGATGCTACGTTCTTTAAACTGCGGGAAGTAGTGGCCGGCTATGCATTGCCCGCCAAGCTGCTGGCCCGGGGGCCTTTCCAGTCCGCCCAGTTCAGCCTCACCGGCCGTAACCTGCTGCTGTTCGCCAAAGCGCCTGGAATTGATCCGGAAACCGCATTCGTGACCGGCGGCACCATCCTTCCCGGAATTGAAAATGCCCAGATACCTTCCACCAGGAGCTTTGGCGCCGATCTCAAACTCACCTTCTAAACTGTTCAGCATGAAAAAGATAATTACCATCAGCCTGGTCATCTGCGCATTGTCGGCCTGCAAAAAGTTCGACAATACGAACCCGAATGTTCCGGTTGACGTCAATCCCGGCGTTGTATTGCCGCAAATATTCTATAACATCTCCAATACGCTCACCTGGTCCGCCTTTGAGCTTAACAACGAGCTGATCCAGTACACCTGCCAGAGCAATACTTTCACGGAAGTACAACGCTTCAAGCTGGAACCTTCCAATTCCAATACCGTGTGGGCACTGTACAGCCGTGTGCGGGATATTGACAATATCATCGCGCTTAGCGAAAAAACAGAGGGGCTTGAGAATTATAAAGCCATCGCGCAGATCACGAGAGCATTCATCTTCTCCATTCTGACGGATACGTACGGCAATATCCCCTACTCCCGGGCCGGACTGGCATTGCAGCAGAAAGTGTTTGATCCGGCTTACGATCTGCAGCAGGACATCTATCCAGACCTGATCAGGAAACTGGAGGAAGCTGCCGCCATGATAGACGAATCGAAAGGACTGCCTTTCAGCGGCGATGCGATCTACAAAGGCAATATGCTCCGTTGGCGCAAATTCGCCAACAGCCTGCAGCTCCGCCTGCTGATGCGGATATCCGCCAAACAGGGAACGGGCGCTGCGGCAAAAATAACGACCATGCTGTCCGCTCCGGCTGCGTATCCCCTGATAACAACAAATGATGACAATGCGCTGTACCACTACACTGGCAGCCTGCCCGATGTGCTGCCTGTTTCCCTCGCCAACCTGCAGGATTTCACCTTCAAATACAAATCCGTCAGCGCCTTCATCGTGGATTCACTGAGCAAGTTCAACGACAGCAGGTTGTTCCAGTTCGCGCGGCCTACCAACGCCTCCGCTGGCACCGCCAACCCGCAATACGTCGGCCTGCCTAACGGGCTTCCTGTGGCGGAATCCGCCAACTACAACGGCGGCCAGAATTTCCAGTCCTACATCGGCACCCGCTTCCAGGTGAGCACGGAGCCGGGCATCTGGATGACTGCGGCGGAAGTAGCCTTCCTGAAGGCGGAAGCAGCGCTGAAAGGGTACTATACCGCGGACGCCAGACAATTGTATGAGGATGGGATCAGAACATCGTTCCAGTACTGGAACGCCCCATTCGACGAATCCTATCTCAGCCAGCCGGGCGTAAGCTTTGACGGCCAGTTGCCCAAAGTGTACCTGCAAAAATACTTTGCGCTGTTCTTCTGCGGCATGGAAGCCTGGGCGGAATACAGGAGAACGGGATACCCGCTGCTGGTTCCCGGCCCCACAAATGTCAACGATGGCAAAATACCATCCCGCCTGGCCTATCCGCTCGAAGAGCAATCGCTGAACAGCATTCACTACAAGGAAGCGATCAACCTCATCGGGGGAGACGACATCAATGGAAAAATGTGGTGGCAACCATAAATCATCACCGGGGCTGTACCAAATCCGGGCATATCGATGGAGAGCATCTTCCTTACGCCATTCTCCGGCATATCCAATCGATTTTGGTACGGCCCCTTTTTAAACGGACATGAAAAAGATCATCATCAATATCACTGTTTTACTCTGCTGCGGCATGATGGCCCATGCGCAGTCCACAACAGACAACGCCGCCATA
This genomic stretch from Chitinophaga sp. XS-30 harbors:
- a CDS encoding SusD/RagB family nutrient-binding outer membrane lipoprotein produces the protein MKKIITISLVICALSACKKFDNTNPNVPVDVNPGVVLPQIFYNISNTLTWSAFELNNELIQYTCQSNTFTEVQRFKLEPSNSNTVWALYSRVRDIDNIIALSEKTEGLENYKAIAQITRAFIFSILTDTYGNIPYSRAGLALQQKVFDPAYDLQQDIYPDLIRKLEEAAAMIDESKGLPFSGDAIYKGNMLRWRKFANSLQLRLLMRISAKQGTGAAAKITTMLSAPAAYPLITTNDDNALYHYTGSLPDVLPVSLANLQDFTFKYKSVSAFIVDSLSKFNDSRLFQFARPTNASAGTANPQYVGLPNGLPVAESANYNGGQNFQSYIGTRFQVSTEPGIWMTAAEVAFLKAEAALKGYYTADARQLYEDGIRTSFQYWNAPFDESYLSQPGVSFDGQLPKVYLQKYFALFFCGMEAWAEYRRTGYPLLVPGPTNVNDGKIPSRLAYPLEEQSLNSIHYKEAINLIGGDDINGKMWWQP